A stretch of Kiloniellales bacterium DNA encodes these proteins:
- a CDS encoding GNAT family N-acetyltransferase: MVEIPRVETERLILRGFRDSDLEAYAAMVADGEVMRFMGGPRRRERAWYDMAWALGHWDLRGYGLWAAEEKASGRLLGRLGLINPEGWPGLEVGWLLGQDSWGRGFATEGGRAALAFAFERVGVERVISLIHPDNRASIRVAERLGESYCGATTLDGVDALVYAIERGVFEK; the protein is encoded by the coding sequence GTGGTCGAGATCCCGCGAGTCGAGACCGAACGGCTGATCCTTCGGGGCTTTAGGGACAGCGACCTCGAGGCCTACGCCGCCATGGTCGCCGACGGCGAGGTGATGCGCTTCATGGGCGGGCCGAGGCGCCGCGAGCGCGCCTGGTACGATATGGCCTGGGCGCTCGGGCACTGGGACCTGCGCGGCTACGGGCTCTGGGCCGCCGAGGAGAAGGCGAGCGGCCGGCTGCTCGGCCGGCTCGGGCTGATCAATCCCGAAGGCTGGCCCGGCCTCGAGGTCGGCTGGCTGCTGGGCCAGGACTCCTGGGGACGGGGTTTCGCGACCGAGGGCGGGCGCGCCGCCCTGGCCTTCGCCTTCGAGCGGGTCGGCGTCGAGCGCGTGATCAGCCTGATACACCCGGACAACCGCGCCTCGATCCGGGTCGCCGAGCGGCTCGGCGAGAGCTACTGCGGCGCGACGACCCTCGATGGCGTTGACGCCCTGGTCTACGCCATCGAACGCGGCGTATTTGAAAAGTGA
- a CDS encoding DUF4399 domain-containing protein has translation MRADIRLLFGAALALTAMTGLVRAGETPAPAGAKVYFVEPTNGAVVENPVKVVFGLSGMGVAPAGVEKAKTGHHHLLINTPLPPLDEGIPADDNHVHFGGGQTEVELTLSPGPHKLQLLVGDHNHIPHDPPIMSEVIEITVK, from the coding sequence ATGAGAGCAGACATTCGACTGTTGTTCGGCGCCGCCTTGGCGCTGACCGCCATGACCGGGCTCGTCCGGGCCGGCGAAACGCCCGCACCGGCGGGGGCAAAGGTCTACTTCGTGGAGCCGACCAACGGCGCCGTCGTCGAGAACCCTGTGAAGGTCGTGTTCGGCCTCTCCGGCATGGGGGTCGCGCCGGCCGGCGTCGAGAAGGCGAAGACGGGGCATCACCATCTGCTGATCAACACGCCGCTTCCGCCGCTCGACGAAGGGATCCCGGCGGACGACAACCACGTCCACTTCGGCGGCGGTCAGACCGAGGTCGAACTCACCCTTTCGCCCGGACCGCACAAGCTCCAGCTTCTGGTCGGCGACCACAACCACATTCCGCACGATCCGCCGATCATGTCGGAGGTGATCGAAATCACGGTGAAGTAA
- the bcp gene encoding thioredoxin-dependent thiol peroxidase encodes MTTEIGAPAPDFTMATDGGGEVSLSELKGRKVVLYFYPKDDTPGCTKEACGFRDALPDFSAVDAEIVGVSKDSVAKHDKFKNKYDLPFRLASDEDGSVCEAYGTWVEKSMYGKKYLGIDRATFLIDEQGVLRAEWRKVKVPGHVEAVLEAAKEL; translated from the coding sequence ATGACGACGGAAATTGGCGCGCCCGCGCCCGACTTCACCATGGCGACCGACGGCGGCGGAGAGGTTTCCCTCTCTGAGCTCAAGGGAAGGAAGGTCGTGCTCTACTTCTATCCGAAAGACGATACGCCGGGCTGCACCAAGGAAGCCTGTGGGTTCCGCGATGCCCTGCCGGACTTCTCGGCGGTCGACGCCGAAATTGTCGGCGTCTCCAAGGACAGCGTTGCCAAGCATGACAAGTTCAAGAACAAGTACGACCTGCCCTTTCGCCTCGCGTCCGACGAAGACGGCAGCGTGTGCGAGGCTTACGGGACCTGGGTCGAGAAGTCCATGTACGGCAAGAAGTACTTGGGCATCGACCGGGCGACCTTCCTGATCGACGAGCAGGGCGTGCTGCGCGCCGAGTGGCGCAAGGTCAAGGTGCCCGGCCATGTCGAGGCCGTGCTGGAAGCGGCGAAGGAGCTTTAG
- a CDS encoding NAD(P)-dependent oxidoreductase, with product MKIGFIGLGNVGGKLAGSLQRNGFDLTVRDLDRSTAQPFLDQGADWAESPKAMAEAVDLVITCLPSPAAVSQVMEAEDGVIAGLSPGKLWMEMSTTDEAEVKRLAPLVEAKGALPLETPVSGGCHRAATGNISIFVGGAREAFERALPALTVMGRRILHTGPLGSASVLKVVTNYLASVHLVAVGEALAVAKQAGMDLNTAFEAIRISSGNSFVHETESQVILNGSYNINFTMDLVIKDMSLFQTVAERAGVPLELSPVVLDIFKDGQERYGPRAWSSGIVRRLEEACGMELRAPGFPEELVDDEPEVPGAEVVVRT from the coding sequence ATGAAGATCGGTTTCATCGGCCTCGGCAACGTCGGCGGCAAGCTGGCGGGCAGCCTGCAGCGCAACGGCTTCGATCTGACCGTACGCGACCTCGACCGGTCCACTGCCCAGCCCTTCCTCGACCAGGGCGCAGACTGGGCCGAGAGCCCCAAGGCCATGGCCGAAGCGGTCGATCTCGTGATCACCTGTCTGCCGTCGCCGGCCGCCGTGAGCCAGGTGATGGAGGCCGAGGACGGCGTCATCGCGGGCCTTTCGCCCGGCAAGCTGTGGATGGAGATGAGCACGACCGACGAGGCCGAGGTCAAGCGCCTGGCGCCGCTGGTCGAGGCCAAGGGCGCCCTGCCGTTGGAGACCCCCGTCTCCGGCGGCTGCCACCGGGCGGCCACCGGCAACATCTCGATCTTCGTCGGCGGTGCGCGCGAGGCCTTCGAACGGGCCTTGCCGGCGCTCACCGTCATGGGCCGACGCATTCTCCACACCGGCCCCCTGGGCTCGGCTTCGGTGCTCAAGGTGGTGACCAACTACCTGGCCTCGGTCCATCTGGTGGCGGTCGGCGAGGCGCTCGCGGTCGCCAAGCAGGCCGGCATGGACCTCAACACGGCCTTCGAGGCGATCCGCATCTCCTCGGGCAATTCCTTCGTGCACGAGACCGAGAGCCAGGTGATCCTGAACGGCAGCTACAACATCAACTTCACCATGGATCTCGTGATCAAGGATATGAGCCTGTTCCAGACCGTCGCCGAGCGCGCCGGCGTCCCGCTCGAGCTCTCGCCCGTGGTGCTCGACATCTTCAAGGACGGACAGGAGCGCTACGGCCCGCGCGCCTGGTCCTCGGGCATCGTGCGTCGTCTGGAAGAGGCCTGCGGCATGGAGCTGCGGGCGCCCGGCTTCCCCGAGGAGCTGGTCGACGACGAGCCGGAGGTGCCCGGCGCGGAAGTCGTGGTGCGGACTTAG
- a CDS encoding mandelate racemase/muconate lactonizing enzyme family protein, whose amino-acid sequence MKITDAKTFVVGNPPPHFGGRYWIFVKLTTDGGVAGIGEVYSVPFGPKTVERMILDVCERHVIGNDPFDIEKMWRRVYGSGYLLRPDASLMGVLSGIETACWDIMGKALDKPVYALLGGKVHERLRSYTYIYPEEGDKSDVYSDPDLAGERAAAYAAKGFTAVKFDPVGPYTVFDPRQLSMEMLEHSERFVKTLREAVGGSCDLLFGTHGQLTPAGAIRLARRLEPFDPLWFEEPTPPENPKEMARVARQTTIPVATGERLTTKYEFARVLEEQAASILQMALGRVGGILEAKKIAGMAEAHYAQIAPHLYCGPVEGAANIQLCTATPNFLIQESIQDWGGFHGEILKKPLRWEDGYIIPPSEPGLGIELDEAVAAKHPYEGDKLHLEMQQDPVLP is encoded by the coding sequence ATGAAGATTACCGACGCCAAGACCTTCGTGGTCGGCAACCCGCCGCCGCACTTCGGCGGGCGCTACTGGATCTTCGTCAAGCTGACCACCGACGGCGGGGTCGCCGGCATCGGCGAGGTCTACTCCGTGCCCTTCGGGCCCAAGACCGTCGAGCGGATGATCCTCGACGTCTGCGAGCGCCACGTCATCGGCAACGATCCCTTCGACATCGAGAAGATGTGGCGCCGGGTCTACGGCAGCGGCTACCTGCTGCGGCCCGACGCCTCGCTGATGGGCGTCCTGAGCGGCATCGAGACCGCCTGCTGGGACATCATGGGCAAGGCGCTGGACAAACCGGTCTACGCCCTGCTCGGCGGCAAGGTGCACGAGAGGCTGCGCTCCTACACTTACATCTATCCGGAAGAGGGCGATAAGAGCGACGTCTACAGCGACCCCGACCTGGCCGGCGAGCGCGCCGCCGCCTATGCCGCCAAGGGCTTCACCGCGGTCAAGTTCGATCCCGTTGGGCCCTATACGGTGTTCGATCCGCGCCAGCTATCGATGGAGATGCTCGAGCACTCCGAGCGCTTCGTGAAGACCCTGCGCGAGGCGGTCGGCGGGTCCTGCGACCTGCTGTTCGGCACCCACGGCCAGCTCACCCCGGCGGGCGCGATCCGGCTCGCCCGCCGGCTCGAGCCCTTCGACCCACTCTGGTTCGAGGAACCGACCCCGCCGGAAAACCCGAAGGAGATGGCGCGGGTCGCCCGCCAGACGACGATCCCGGTTGCCACCGGCGAGCGACTGACGACCAAGTACGAGTTCGCCCGGGTGCTGGAGGAGCAGGCGGCTTCGATCCTGCAGATGGCGCTCGGCCGGGTCGGCGGCATACTCGAGGCCAAGAAGATCGCCGGCATGGCCGAGGCCCACTACGCCCAGATCGCACCGCACCTCTACTGCGGCCCGGTCGAGGGCGCGGCCAACATCCAGCTGTGCACCGCGACGCCCAACTTCCTGATCCAGGAGAGCATCCAGGACTGGGGAGGATTCCACGGCGAGATCCTGAAGAAGCCGCTCAGATGGGAGGACGGTTACATCATCCCGCCGAGCGAGCCCGGCCTCGGTATCGAGCTCGACGAGGCGGTTGCCGCCAAGCATCCCTACGAGGGCGACAAGCTGCACCTGGAGATGCAGCAGGATCCAGTGCTGCCTTAG
- a CDS encoding cryptochrome/photolyase family protein produces MADGDLILVLGDQLSHSLPSLAAADSERDRVLMAEVRDEATYVRHHKKKLAFVFSAMRHFAAELRAAGWTVDYVPLDAADNSGSFTDEVARALERERPARIVVTEPGEWRVREAVESWSEAFGLPVEVLEDRRFICSRAAFEGWAEGRKQLRMEFFYREMRRETGLLMDGEEPEGGRWNFDAENRKPAGADLDMAGPARFEPDAVTREVLTLVAERFPDNFGDLEPFWFAVTAAQAEAALDHFIETALPTFGDYQDAMLRDERFLYHSILGLYINAGLLDPLAVCRRVETAYRAGRAPLNAAEGFIRQIIGWREYVRGIYWLKMPEYRERNFFAASGDLPGFYWTGETDMACLEAAISQTKEEAYAHHIQRLMVTGNFAMLAGVDPKQVHEWYLAVYADAYEWVELPNVLGMSQFADGGLLGSKPYAASGNYISKMSDYCGACRYDVKQKTGEKACPFNPLYWDFLVRNEDKLRGNPRLAQVYRTWDRMADEKKAAYRESAARVLESLS; encoded by the coding sequence ATGGCCGACGGCGACCTCATCCTGGTGCTGGGCGACCAGCTCTCCCATTCCCTGCCCTCCCTGGCGGCGGCGGATTCCGAGCGGGACCGCGTCCTCATGGCCGAGGTGCGGGACGAAGCCACCTACGTCCGCCACCACAAAAAGAAGCTGGCCTTCGTCTTCTCTGCGATGCGCCACTTCGCCGCCGAGCTCCGCGCGGCCGGCTGGACGGTCGACTACGTTCCGCTCGACGCGGCGGACAACAGCGGCAGCTTCACCGACGAGGTCGCCCGTGCGCTCGAACGCGAGAGGCCGGCCCGCATAGTCGTGACCGAGCCGGGCGAGTGGCGGGTCCGGGAGGCAGTGGAGAGCTGGTCCGAGGCCTTCGGCCTGCCGGTGGAAGTCCTCGAAGACCGGCGATTCATCTGTTCCCGCGCCGCGTTCGAAGGTTGGGCCGAGGGGCGCAAGCAGCTGCGGATGGAGTTCTTCTACCGCGAGATGCGGCGCGAGACGGGGCTGCTCATGGACGGCGAGGAACCCGAGGGCGGCCGCTGGAACTTCGACGCCGAAAACCGCAAGCCGGCCGGGGCGGACCTGGACATGGCGGGCCCCGCGCGTTTCGAGCCCGACGCTGTGACCCGAGAGGTCTTGACGCTGGTTGCCGAACGCTTCCCCGACAACTTCGGTGACCTGGAGCCCTTCTGGTTCGCCGTGACGGCGGCCCAGGCCGAGGCGGCCCTGGACCACTTCATCGAGACCGCCCTGCCGACTTTCGGCGACTACCAGGACGCCATGCTACGGGACGAGCGCTTCCTCTATCACTCCATCCTGGGGCTCTACATCAACGCCGGCCTGCTCGACCCCTTGGCGGTCTGCCGGCGGGTCGAGACCGCCTATCGCGCCGGCCGGGCCCCGCTCAACGCCGCCGAGGGCTTCATCCGCCAGATCATCGGCTGGCGCGAGTACGTGCGCGGCATCTACTGGCTCAAGATGCCGGAGTACCGCGAGCGGAACTTCTTCGCCGCCTCGGGCGACCTGCCCGGCTTCTACTGGACCGGCGAGACCGACATGGCCTGCCTGGAGGCCGCGATCAGCCAGACCAAGGAGGAGGCCTACGCGCACCATATCCAGCGCCTCATGGTGACCGGCAACTTCGCCATGCTGGCGGGCGTCGATCCCAAGCAGGTGCACGAGTGGTACCTCGCGGTCTACGCCGACGCCTACGAATGGGTCGAGCTGCCCAACGTGCTGGGCATGAGCCAGTTCGCCGACGGCGGCCTGCTCGGCTCCAAGCCCTACGCGGCCAGCGGCAACTACATCAGCAAGATGTCGGACTACTGCGGCGCCTGCCGCTACGACGTGAAGCAGAAAACCGGCGAGAAAGCCTGCCCCTTCAACCCGCTCTACTGGGACTTCCTGGTGCGGAACGAGGACAAGCTGCGCGGCAATCCCCGCCTCGCCCAGGTCTACCGCACCTGGGACCGCATGGCGGACGAGAAGAAGGCGGCCTACCGGGAGAGCGCGGCCAGAGTGCTGGAAAGTCTTTCCTAA
- a CDS encoding Zn-dependent alcohol dehydrogenase, with the protein MKAAVCHDFGKPLVIEDLDLDPPRQGEIKVKLAACAICHSDIHYMEGAWGGTLPAVFGHEAAGVVEEVGPGVRDIVPGDHVLVTLLRACGSCFYCDQGDPNMCETALPLDEQGPLRAKDGSAIKQGLRTAAFAEYVVVDQSQSAVIPKTVPLDSASVLSCGVITGLGAVVNTAKVSPGSSVVVIGTGGVGLNSVQGAALAGAQLVIAMDLSDAKLEAARRFGATHTVNPTHDDPVKEVKALTEGRGADYVFVTVGSITAIEHAVDLLRRVGTLVIVGMPPEGAKAAFEPLDLADHGKRILGSKMGSTRLRVDIPKLIDLYGQGRLKLDELISNRYPLEQINEAIASVRTGEALRNVIVFDHQA; encoded by the coding sequence ATGAAAGCCGCCGTCTGTCACGACTTCGGAAAGCCCCTGGTGATCGAGGATCTCGACCTCGATCCACCCCGTCAGGGCGAGATCAAGGTGAAGCTCGCCGCCTGCGCCATCTGCCACAGCGACATCCACTACATGGAAGGCGCCTGGGGCGGCACCCTGCCGGCGGTCTTCGGCCACGAGGCCGCGGGCGTGGTCGAGGAGGTCGGCCCGGGGGTACGCGATATCGTGCCGGGCGACCACGTTCTCGTCACCCTGCTGCGCGCCTGCGGATCCTGCTTCTATTGCGATCAGGGCGATCCCAACATGTGCGAAACGGCGCTTCCTCTGGACGAGCAGGGTCCGCTGCGCGCCAAGGACGGCTCTGCGATCAAGCAGGGGCTCAGGACGGCGGCCTTCGCGGAGTACGTGGTGGTCGACCAGTCCCAGAGCGCGGTGATTCCCAAGACGGTTCCCCTGGACAGCGCTTCGGTCCTGTCCTGCGGGGTCATCACGGGGCTCGGCGCCGTGGTCAACACCGCGAAGGTGTCGCCGGGCAGCAGCGTGGTCGTGATCGGAACCGGCGGCGTCGGCCTGAACAGCGTCCAGGGCGCCGCCCTGGCCGGGGCCCAGCTCGTGATCGCCATGGACCTGTCTGACGCCAAGCTCGAGGCGGCCCGGCGCTTCGGGGCCACGCACACGGTCAACCCGACCCACGACGACCCGGTCAAGGAGGTCAAGGCGCTGACCGAAGGCCGGGGCGCCGACTACGTCTTCGTCACCGTCGGCAGCATCACGGCGATCGAGCACGCCGTCGACCTGCTCCGCCGGGTCGGCACGCTGGTCATCGTCGGCATGCCGCCGGAAGGCGCCAAGGCGGCCTTCGAGCCGCTCGATCTGGCCGACCACGGCAAGCGCATCCTGGGCAGCAAGATGGGCAGCACGCGCCTCCGGGTGGACATCCCCAAGCTGATCGACCTCTACGGCCAGGGCCGGCTCAAGCTCGACGAGCTGATCTCCAACCGTTACCCGCTGGAGCAGATCAACGAGGCGATCGCCTCGGTCAGGACCGGCGAAGCCCTCCGGAACGTCATCGTCTTCGATCACCAGGCCTAG
- a CDS encoding Xaa-Pro peptidase family protein, with protein sequence MRALSKRHTAAFQERLRSAEIDLAVISDQDSIAYLAGLWGYLGPEFGRPTLLLVPSAGAPMIITPLMELEMARAMTWIEDLRPWQDDGPDRWEAVLARTLDESRPASLGWDEFQAPPMVAAALAEASQPGARRDVSPILAEMRMIKSAEEIEIMRQGGQIAVAMVEAAKAVMAEGVPEYEIALAALQGGTRQAAGFLSGAGWDAFVSPLIYDLQIMQSGRHTAMVHRRANTRRLEVGDPVYMCFCNMAKFKQYKLGFDRQFFIGRCSEEQGRVYETTIEAQAAALAAIRPGVLAEAVHEAAEAVYRGAGFSAGYRTGRAIGISYLEAPELKAGDKTVLQPGMTFAVDGGITVTGSFGTRVGDSIVVTETGHEVLTPYPKELCVIGAG encoded by the coding sequence ATGCGCGCCCTGTCGAAGCGGCACACCGCAGCGTTCCAGGAGCGTCTGAGAAGCGCCGAGATCGATCTCGCCGTCATTTCCGACCAGGACTCGATCGCCTATCTCGCCGGACTCTGGGGCTACCTGGGACCCGAGTTCGGCCGTCCGACCCTCCTCCTGGTGCCCTCGGCCGGCGCGCCGATGATCATCACGCCGCTCATGGAGCTGGAGATGGCACGCGCCATGACCTGGATCGAGGACCTGCGTCCCTGGCAGGACGACGGCCCCGATCGCTGGGAGGCCGTGCTGGCCCGGACCCTCGACGAGAGCCGGCCCGCCAGCCTTGGCTGGGACGAGTTTCAAGCTCCGCCCATGGTGGCCGCCGCGCTCGCCGAGGCGAGCCAGCCCGGCGCGCGCCGCGATGTGTCGCCGATCCTGGCCGAGATGCGCATGATCAAGAGCGCCGAGGAAATCGAGATCATGCGCCAGGGCGGCCAGATCGCCGTCGCCATGGTGGAGGCGGCCAAGGCGGTCATGGCGGAGGGCGTGCCGGAATACGAGATCGCCCTCGCCGCGCTCCAGGGCGGAACCCGCCAAGCGGCCGGCTTCCTGAGCGGCGCGGGTTGGGACGCCTTCGTGTCGCCCCTGATCTATGACCTCCAGATCATGCAGAGCGGTCGCCATACGGCGATGGTGCATCGCCGGGCGAACACCCGCCGGCTGGAAGTCGGCGATCCCGTCTACATGTGCTTCTGCAACATGGCGAAGTTCAAGCAATACAAGCTCGGTTTCGATCGCCAGTTCTTCATCGGCAGGTGCAGCGAGGAACAGGGCCGGGTCTATGAAACGACGATCGAGGCCCAGGCCGCCGCGCTGGCGGCGATCCGGCCCGGCGTCCTGGCGGAGGCCGTGCACGAAGCGGCCGAAGCGGTCTACCGGGGGGCGGGCTTCAGCGCCGGCTACCGGACCGGCCGCGCCATTGGCATCTCCTACCTGGAGGCGCCCGAACTGAAGGCGGGCGACAAGACGGTCCTGCAGCCGGGCATGACCTTCGCGGTCGACGGCGGCATTACGGTGACCGGCTCGTTCGGGACGCGCGTCGGCGATTCCATCGTCGTCACCGAGACCGGTCACGAGGTCCTGACACCCTACCCCAAGGAGCTCTGCGTCATCGGCGCCGGTTGA
- a CDS encoding bifunctional [glutamine synthetase] adenylyltransferase/[glutamine synthetase]-adenylyl-L-tyrosine phosphorylase produces the protein MSLSQDLHFLDTDSALASKADEGRVAIGYERWREGVAKLEDPDSSSLAGALANDRRGQRLLNGIFANSPFLTECALGDMGFFTSLLKLGADKAFADLMAAVDGAARERPDRRALMAALRRLRKRAALTVALADICEVWSLARVCEALSAFADAALTAAASHLILTAAERGHLGVRNPEEPLEGCGYAILGMGKLGARELNYSSDVDLIVIYDPAMIDYRGPLSVQEAFVRLTRDLVTLMEERTGDGYVARVDLRLRPDPAAMPLAIAYNTAMSYYESMGQNWERAAMIKARPVAGDLALGAEFITELRPFVWRKHLDFWAIQDVHSIKRQINAQKGSRDIGLAGHNVKLGRGGIREIEFFAQTQQLIYGGRAPELRSARTEDALRALADAGRIDPEIAIQLGESYRFLRKLEHRLQMMDDHQTHSIPKEPAGLERLAAFMGHAELAPFEREFLTHLRAVEAAYAELFEQAEPLSGPGNLVFTGGEPEAATLQSLAELGFKDGALVFNTVRAWHHGRHRATRSTRAREILTELMPKLLESLGGTVNPDGALVKFDEFLSGLPAGVQLFSLLQANPTLLELLARIMGSAPALAEHLSRKPSLLDAVLSQDFFEPVPPLPNLRGELSATLTQARDFQDVLDLTRLWAGDRKFQVGTQILRRSADVAEAGQALSDIADAVIGALAGPVAEEMARSHGRVPGPGLAVLALGKLGSREMTVSSDLDLVFLYEADPDCEASDGPKPLPVSQYFGRLAQRFINALSAATAQGRLYEIDMRLRPSGAAGPIAVSVSAFQRYHEKESWTWEQMALTRARVVSGDDGLASRIEAARLATLTRPRDPAGLLRDVAEMRDRITREHGAKSAWNVKHLRGGLVDLEFIAQYLQLRHAAERPEILDASTEAAFRKSAEAGLIGRSLAGRLIETMQLLRQVQSFLRLTCKEDFDEETAPDGLKVDLARATGCADFPALKDRVIMAAQQSAEAYFEIIEGPRGELPDPSGAGD, from the coding sequence ATGAGCCTGTCGCAAGACCTTCATTTCCTGGACACCGATTCAGCCTTGGCGAGCAAGGCCGACGAGGGACGCGTCGCCATCGGATACGAGCGCTGGCGCGAGGGCGTCGCCAAACTCGAAGATCCGGACAGCAGCAGCCTGGCCGGCGCACTGGCGAATGATCGGCGCGGACAACGACTGCTTAACGGGATCTTTGCCAACAGCCCTTTCCTGACCGAGTGCGCTCTCGGAGATATGGGGTTCTTTACCAGCCTCTTGAAGCTGGGCGCCGACAAAGCTTTCGCCGACCTTATGGCTGCGGTCGACGGCGCCGCGCGCGAACGGCCCGACCGGCGCGCCCTGATGGCCGCGCTTCGGCGGCTGAGGAAACGGGCCGCGCTGACCGTCGCTCTGGCCGATATCTGCGAGGTCTGGTCCCTGGCGAGGGTCTGCGAGGCGCTGAGCGCCTTCGCCGACGCTGCCCTGACCGCAGCCGCAAGCCACCTTATCCTGACCGCCGCCGAGCGCGGACACTTGGGGGTGCGGAACCCGGAAGAGCCTCTGGAAGGCTGCGGCTACGCCATCCTCGGCATGGGCAAGCTCGGCGCCCGGGAACTGAACTACTCCTCCGACGTGGATCTCATCGTGATCTACGACCCGGCCATGATCGATTATCGCGGCCCCTTGAGCGTGCAGGAGGCCTTCGTGCGGCTGACGCGGGACCTGGTCACCCTCATGGAGGAACGAACCGGCGACGGCTATGTCGCGCGGGTGGACCTGCGGCTCCGGCCCGATCCTGCGGCCATGCCGCTCGCCATCGCCTACAACACGGCCATGTCCTACTACGAGAGCATGGGACAGAACTGGGAACGCGCCGCCATGATCAAGGCGCGACCGGTCGCCGGTGACCTGGCGCTCGGCGCCGAGTTTATTACCGAATTGAGGCCCTTCGTCTGGCGCAAGCACCTGGATTTCTGGGCAATACAGGACGTGCACTCGATCAAGCGCCAGATCAACGCGCAGAAGGGTAGCCGGGACATCGGCCTCGCCGGTCACAATGTCAAACTCGGTCGCGGCGGAATACGGGAAATCGAGTTCTTCGCCCAGACCCAGCAGCTGATCTACGGCGGCCGCGCCCCCGAACTGCGCAGCGCGCGGACCGAGGACGCCCTCCGCGCTCTGGCCGACGCCGGCCGGATCGATCCGGAGATCGCCATACAATTGGGAGAATCATATCGTTTTCTGAGGAAATTAGAGCACCGTCTTCAGATGATGGATGATCACCAGACCCACTCGATCCCGAAGGAACCGGCCGGTCTCGAACGACTCGCCGCCTTCATGGGCCATGCAGAGCTGGCGCCGTTCGAACGCGAGTTCCTGACCCACCTGCGCGCCGTCGAAGCCGCCTACGCCGAGCTCTTCGAACAGGCGGAGCCCCTGTCGGGACCCGGCAACCTGGTTTTCACCGGCGGCGAGCCGGAGGCGGCCACGCTGCAGAGCCTGGCCGAGCTGGGTTTCAAGGACGGGGCGCTGGTGTTCAACACCGTCAGAGCCTGGCACCACGGACGTCATCGCGCCACCCGCTCGACCCGTGCGCGCGAGATCCTGACCGAGCTGATGCCGAAACTCCTGGAAAGCCTCGGCGGGACCGTCAACCCCGACGGGGCCCTGGTAAAGTTCGACGAGTTCCTTTCCGGTCTGCCGGCCGGCGTCCAGCTTTTCTCGCTGCTGCAGGCCAATCCGACCCTGCTCGAACTTCTGGCCCGGATCATGGGCAGCGCGCCGGCCCTGGCCGAGCATCTGAGCCGCAAGCCCAGCCTGCTCGACGCCGTGCTCAGCCAGGACTTCTTCGAGCCCGTGCCGCCGTTGCCAAACCTCCGCGGCGAGCTCTCGGCGACGCTAACGCAGGCGCGCGACTTCCAGGACGTGCTCGACCTGACCCGTCTCTGGGCCGGCGACCGGAAGTTCCAGGTCGGCACCCAGATCCTGCGTCGGAGCGCCGACGTCGCGGAGGCCGGCCAGGCGCTCAGCGACATCGCCGATGCCGTGATCGGCGCGCTGGCCGGCCCGGTGGCCGAGGAGATGGCGCGAAGCCACGGGCGGGTCCCCGGACCCGGCCTCGCCGTCCTCGCGCTCGGCAAGCTGGGCAGCCGCGAGATGACCGTGAGCTCCGATCTCGATCTGGTCTTCCTCTATGAAGCCGACCCGGATTGCGAGGCCTCCGACGGCCCGAAACCCCTGCCGGTCAGCCAGTACTTCGGCCGCCTCGCCCAGCGCTTCATCAACGCGCTCTCGGCGGCGACCGCGCAGGGCCGGCTCTATGAGATCGACATGCGTCTCCGCCCCTCGGGTGCCGCAGGCCCGATCGCCGTCTCGGTTTCCGCCTTCCAGCGATATCACGAGAAGGAGTCCTGGACCTGGGAGCAGATGGCCTTGACCCGAGCGCGCGTTGTCTCCGGCGACGACGGTCTCGCCAGCCGGATCGAAGCGGCGCGCCTCGCGACCCTGACACGGCCCCGAGATCCGGCGGGGCTCCTGCGCGACGTCGCCGAGATGCGCGACCGGATCACCCGCGAGCACGGTGCGAAATCGGCATGGAACGTCAAGCACCTGCGCGGCGGACTGGTCGACCTGGAGTTCATCGCCCAGTACCTGCAGCTGCGCCACGCCGCCGAGCGGCCGGAGATTCTTGACGCCTCGACCGAGGCGGCGTTCCGCAAGAGCGCCGAAGCCGGCCTGATCGGCCGCAGCCTCGCCGGCCGCCTGATCGAGACGATGCAGCTGCTTCGCCAGGTGCAGTCCTTCCTGCGGCTGACCTGCAAGGAAGACTTCGACGAGGAGACGGCGCCCGACGGCCTCAAGGTCGATCTCGCCCGCGCCACGGGCTGCGCCGATTTCCCCGCCCTGAAGGACCGCGTGATCATGGCAGCGCAGCAGTCGGCGGAGGCCTATTTCGAGATCATCGAAGGCCCGCGCGGGGAGCTGCCGGATCCGTCGGGCGCGGGCGACTGA